A part of Luteolibacter flavescens genomic DNA contains:
- a CDS encoding amylo-alpha-1,6-glucosidase, with amino-acid sequence MEETTSPSPSPSPRILFRPEEYRALSGDERSLLAEGYLRAIETVRKNITPKGFSACSLEDNTVYGTDANYRSVWARDGAITALWTVDLEDEDIRKAQVDTFETLLSHQAANGQIPANVNIDTGLPEYAGVGGIASIDSVMWVIVGLVHLCEARQDWSLASRHAARLQKAMDWLAAHDSNNCGLLEIPEASDWADLFGFSYHVLYDEVLWYRSLDCYSRLLHHLGEEERAADYRKHAAFVRTKFLSTFWPTTRADTDGEGGPGHTFTDTQYELGDARYLVAQVSPFSYSWRCDVCGNLLAFLTGLLDHERALMTFRFLWGCGVNDPGPVKNLYPPVQAGDPEWRSYYTVNLLNLPNHYHNGGIWPFIGSMWVRFIHRLGFDELAQRELVKLARTCQLGMSFPWEFNEWHHGVTGRPMGKARQAWSAAGFIRACHDLEALPSDISHAI; translated from the coding sequence ATGGAAGAGACGACATCACCATCACCATCACCATCGCCGCGCATCCTTTTCCGCCCGGAGGAATACCGGGCGCTGAGCGGGGACGAGCGCAGCCTGCTCGCGGAGGGCTACCTGCGGGCGATCGAGACGGTCCGGAAGAACATCACGCCAAAGGGCTTCAGCGCTTGCTCGCTGGAGGACAATACCGTCTATGGCACCGATGCGAACTACCGCTCGGTATGGGCGCGGGATGGGGCGATCACCGCGCTGTGGACGGTGGATCTGGAGGATGAGGACATCCGGAAAGCGCAGGTGGATACCTTTGAGACGCTGCTCTCCCATCAGGCGGCGAACGGGCAGATCCCCGCGAACGTGAACATCGACACGGGCCTGCCCGAATACGCCGGTGTGGGGGGCATCGCGAGCATCGACAGCGTGATGTGGGTGATCGTCGGACTCGTCCACCTGTGCGAGGCGAGGCAGGACTGGAGCCTGGCATCCCGCCATGCCGCGCGCCTGCAAAAGGCGATGGATTGGCTGGCAGCCCATGACTCGAACAACTGCGGCTTGCTGGAAATCCCCGAGGCGAGCGATTGGGCGGATCTCTTCGGATTCAGCTATCACGTCCTCTACGACGAGGTGCTGTGGTACCGGAGCCTCGACTGCTACTCGCGGCTGCTTCACCATCTCGGCGAGGAGGAGAGGGCGGCGGACTACCGCAAGCACGCGGCCTTTGTCAGGACGAAATTCCTCAGCACCTTCTGGCCGACCACGCGGGCGGATACGGACGGCGAGGGCGGTCCGGGCCACACCTTCACCGACACCCAGTACGAGCTGGGAGATGCCCGCTACCTGGTCGCGCAGGTCTCGCCCTTCAGCTATAGCTGGCGGTGCGACGTGTGCGGGAACCTGTTGGCCTTCCTCACCGGCCTGCTGGATCACGAGCGGGCGCTGATGACCTTCCGCTTCCTGTGGGGCTGCGGGGTGAATGATCCGGGTCCGGTGAAAAACCTCTATCCGCCGGTGCAGGCCGGCGATCCCGAGTGGCGATCCTACTACACGGTGAACCTGCTGAACCTGCCGAACCACTATCACAATGGCGGCATCTGGCCCTTCATCGGTTCGATGTGGGTGCGCTTCATCCACCGGCTTGGCTTTGACGAGCTGGCCCAGCGGGAGCTGGTGAAGCTCGCGCGGACCTGCCAGCTCGGCATGTCATTCCCCTGGGAATTCAACGAGTGGCACCATGGTGTGACCGGTCGGCCGATGGGTAAGGCCCGCCAGGCCTGGAGCGCGGCCGGCTTCATCCGCGCCTGCCATGACCTCGAGGCGCTGCCGTCAGATATCTCGCATGCCATCTGA
- a CDS encoding chloride channel protein has translation MPSEATAPAASIGDLPAATLSLEPGAEGGSRLAGWLRSRFSDGHRFLVLCIVVGSLCGLAAVGFHLAIHGLFEWLWGWASAGSTGRFCAILLGAPTLAGLAVGLVVKFLAPETAGSGIPQTKAAYYNHGGKISTRTGVFRFLLGMIYVGLGNSLGREGPTVHFSAAIASRIGRWAFRDPVRVQAMLPVGMAAGIAAAFNAPLSALTFVFEELLDNFSMKSLGGIVVSVVIAAAISRSILGEDPVLPVRLSEDFQTSPWMLVAVPLGIATGLVGHGFVRGILTLRMWFRGRGTAPWLAPAWGGLACGAVALAAWFLTQGMGDARHSVFSIGYDSLVAAFDGHLAVGVIGVLLVGKFLAVLVAYSSGGSGGLFSPTLFLGGMLGGLVGMGLVSSQHAGHWIPALPPDSQAVGGCVLLGMGAMFAAVVRCPFTSLIIIFEMTGNYSLILPLMAGNMIAWQIARRLQPVGIYDSLLLQDHIILRKLPAYRGMQDYRKLPVQAIMSYEVFSLRESESACAALLRSSGEQRSFRAYPVLNGDGLLAGVVLREDLARAGEDETVGDIASRERLLTVFPETPIRDAARQMVDRGHRQVPVVSSADPRKLLGWLTLNDIVRRQNEAEG, from the coding sequence ATGCCATCTGAAGCCACCGCTCCCGCGGCATCCATCGGCGATCTGCCTGCCGCCACGCTTTCCCTTGAACCCGGGGCGGAAGGCGGCAGCAGGTTGGCGGGTTGGCTGCGGAGCCGCTTCAGCGACGGACATCGCTTCCTGGTGCTTTGCATTGTCGTCGGGTCGCTCTGCGGACTCGCCGCCGTGGGATTTCACCTGGCCATCCACGGGCTTTTCGAGTGGCTGTGGGGCTGGGCCTCCGCGGGAAGCACGGGGCGATTTTGTGCGATCCTGCTCGGGGCTCCGACACTGGCCGGCCTCGCGGTGGGGCTGGTGGTGAAGTTCCTCGCTCCGGAAACCGCCGGGAGCGGCATCCCGCAGACGAAGGCGGCCTACTACAATCACGGCGGGAAGATATCCACGCGGACCGGAGTCTTCCGCTTCTTGCTGGGGATGATCTACGTGGGGCTCGGCAATAGCCTCGGCCGTGAGGGTCCCACGGTGCATTTCAGTGCGGCCATCGCCTCGCGGATCGGCCGGTGGGCCTTTCGCGATCCGGTGCGGGTCCAGGCGATGCTGCCGGTGGGGATGGCCGCGGGGATTGCGGCAGCTTTCAATGCCCCGCTCTCCGCGTTGACCTTCGTCTTCGAGGAGTTGCTCGACAATTTTTCGATGAAGTCGCTCGGCGGCATTGTCGTGTCGGTGGTCATCGCCGCTGCCATCTCCCGCTCGATCCTGGGGGAGGACCCGGTGCTGCCGGTCCGCCTGTCGGAGGATTTCCAGACATCTCCCTGGATGCTGGTGGCTGTGCCACTGGGAATTGCGACCGGGCTCGTGGGGCATGGCTTCGTTCGCGGAATCCTGACCTTGAGGATGTGGTTCCGCGGCCGGGGCACGGCCCCGTGGCTGGCCCCGGCGTGGGGTGGCCTGGCATGTGGTGCCGTGGCGCTGGCGGCGTGGTTCCTCACGCAGGGAATGGGGGATGCCCGCCATTCGGTTTTCAGCATCGGCTACGATAGCCTGGTGGCGGCATTTGACGGGCACCTCGCGGTCGGGGTGATCGGGGTGCTGCTGGTGGGGAAATTCCTCGCGGTGCTGGTGGCGTATTCCAGCGGAGGTTCGGGCGGGTTGTTTTCGCCCACGCTTTTCCTCGGCGGCATGCTGGGCGGGCTGGTCGGGATGGGGCTGGTGAGCAGCCAGCATGCTGGCCACTGGATTCCCGCCCTGCCGCCGGACTCGCAGGCGGTGGGAGGCTGCGTGCTGCTGGGGATGGGGGCGATGTTTGCCGCGGTGGTGCGCTGTCCCTTCACCTCGCTGATCATCATTTTCGAGATGACGGGGAACTACTCCCTGATCCTGCCGCTGATGGCGGGGAACATGATCGCGTGGCAGATCGCCCGCCGCCTCCAGCCCGTCGGCATCTATGATAGCCTGCTGCTGCAGGACCACATCATCCTGCGGAAGCTCCCTGCGTATCGCGGGATGCAGGACTATCGGAAGCTCCCGGTGCAGGCCATCATGAGCTATGAGGTCTTTTCCCTGAGGGAAAGCGAGTCCGCCTGCGCCGCCCTGCTCAGGAGCTCCGGCGAGCAGCGCTCCTTCCGCGCCTACCCGGTGCTCAATGGCGACGGGCTGCTGGCCGGGGTGGTCCTCCGCGAAGATCTGGCCAGAGCGGGTGAAGATGAAACCGTGGGAGACATCGCCTCCCGGGAGCGGCTGCTGACGGTATTCCCCGAGACACCCATCCGCGACGCTGCCCGGCAGATGGTCGACCGCGGCCACCGGCAAGTCCCCGTCGTCAGCTCTGCCGACCCACGCAAGCTCCTCGGTTGGCTCACGCTGAATGACATCGTCCGCCGGCAGAACGAGGCGGAGGGGTGA
- a CDS encoding exosortase/archaeosortase family protein: MSCSVNPEIVGEQGGRAVLPWLVLVSGAWLQLYVACTYGWLHGDYYAYGWYVPPLAAFFCFRLRHLWWNARPKPLPVSLVVPGLVLLFAALTVLRVINRVDPRWTLPLWIQASVVIGLTFFALHRIGGKVIVSRFVPIVVFAASAIPLPSEVERLVVSNLTDSVIFTSVRLLEWSGQPVQAIGDQIGRMGDVVRVTEGCSGIKSAQSFLMAALFFGEWMTLRLGGRLLMVAAGIVIAWTLNVLRASSLAWIRFEHGSDAFDRAHDLAGLAAFVAGSSILLIISRFLDSGKQGRRLVRRSVGGSAA, translated from the coding sequence ATGTCCTGCAGTGTGAATCCGGAGATTGTCGGGGAGCAGGGTGGACGCGCCGTCCTGCCTTGGCTCGTGCTGGTTTCCGGGGCGTGGTTGCAGCTCTACGTCGCTTGCACCTACGGGTGGCTCCATGGGGACTACTATGCCTATGGCTGGTACGTCCCGCCGCTGGCGGCCTTCTTCTGCTTCCGGCTGCGGCATCTCTGGTGGAATGCCCGGCCGAAGCCATTGCCGGTCTCGCTGGTCGTGCCGGGTCTGGTCCTTCTTTTCGCCGCGCTGACGGTCCTTCGCGTGATCAATCGCGTCGATCCCCGCTGGACGCTACCGCTGTGGATTCAAGCCAGCGTGGTCATCGGGCTCACGTTTTTCGCCCTTCATCGTATTGGCGGCAAGGTCATCGTCAGCCGGTTCGTCCCAATCGTCGTTTTCGCCGCGAGCGCGATCCCTCTTCCTTCGGAAGTCGAGCGACTGGTGGTCTCGAATCTTACCGACAGCGTGATTTTCACCTCGGTTCGACTGTTGGAATGGAGCGGCCAGCCCGTCCAAGCGATCGGGGATCAAATCGGCAGGATGGGGGATGTGGTCCGTGTGACGGAGGGCTGCAGCGGGATCAAGTCCGCACAGAGCTTCCTGATGGCGGCTCTTTTCTTCGGGGAATGGATGACGCTGCGGCTTGGTGGCCGTCTTCTGATGGTCGCGGCGGGGATCGTGATTGCCTGGACGCTCAATGTGCTACGTGCGTCCTCGCTCGCGTGGATCCGCTTCGAGCACGGCAGCGATGCCTTCGACCGGGCGCATGATCTGGCGGGCCTCGCTGCTTTCGTCGCAGGCTCCTCGATCCTCCTGATCATCTCCCGCTTTCTTGATTCAGGGAAACAAGGGCGACGTCTCGTCCGTCGCTCGGTAGGAGGGAGTGCGGCATGA
- a CDS encoding tetratricopeptide repeat protein, with protein sequence MSFVEKCHDRWADLHPFWRFLTVTTVVAGIAFVAGKPAIGFYRGWQDDRRFADAVKADQAGNHAEVRELALAVLRRDAGRKEAIPLLLRATEALGDPRRIEVALSLLMDKTAAADERLFAWNIVRENVPAWILQVSWSGLEPEVHADPRFVAPLIDRMLWDGMSGEALATLDSLKSPLPPDLASRRMKVLVSIGTDQAYDTFQRELVSSLPQLPSDSEVVALLDDVPQKALRPDLHRAFQQWMQKSDGPTSGVEMEFRLIRCQMAAEPESADEIFTSAFARHGESHPLETARWCLQVGRYPEADGLLGKLGSTGNEESFQLRLRALEELKQFDRYAEVLASPPSGTSMAWVQCETAFAAENRQDAKAPDSAAEAALRAAKEANSGKALIELARQAEKRGLQALAQRSWLEAIRRGPGPLPLASSLKSLIEGLAEEKKETELFEVLATYRSLEPGNPVVIVQHDYLACLLGRMTPETVVADLEPIHTQFPDALPAACTLALAHLLLGESAKAESLTNKEIDWFAANPSYRAIRGLALQGRGNREEALVFFEDFPWDDLLPSEKKVLSELNTMMSAPPLK encoded by the coding sequence ATGAGCTTCGTCGAGAAATGCCACGACCGATGGGCGGACCTGCATCCGTTCTGGAGGTTCCTCACGGTGACCACGGTCGTTGCTGGCATTGCTTTTGTCGCCGGGAAGCCGGCCATCGGCTTTTATCGTGGCTGGCAGGATGACCGCCGGTTTGCGGATGCGGTCAAGGCCGACCAAGCCGGCAATCACGCGGAAGTCCGTGAACTTGCGCTCGCCGTGCTTCGCCGCGATGCCGGCCGCAAGGAGGCGATCCCGCTTCTGCTCCGGGCCACCGAGGCGCTTGGGGATCCTCGCCGCATCGAGGTCGCCCTTTCACTGCTGATGGATAAGACGGCCGCTGCGGATGAACGGCTCTTCGCCTGGAATATCGTGCGCGAAAACGTTCCCGCATGGATTCTTCAAGTGAGCTGGTCGGGTCTGGAGCCCGAAGTTCATGCGGATCCCCGGTTCGTCGCTCCGCTGATTGATCGGATGCTGTGGGATGGCATGTCGGGTGAAGCTCTGGCTACTCTTGACTCCCTGAAGTCACCGCTTCCACCGGATCTGGCATCTCGGCGGATGAAAGTCCTCGTCTCGATTGGGACCGACCAAGCATACGATACTTTCCAGCGGGAGTTGGTGAGCAGCCTTCCTCAACTGCCATCCGATTCGGAGGTCGTTGCCTTGCTTGATGATGTGCCCCAGAAGGCACTTCGGCCTGATCTTCACCGGGCCTTTCAGCAGTGGATGCAAAAAAGTGACGGTCCGACATCAGGAGTGGAGATGGAGTTCCGGCTCATCCGCTGCCAGATGGCAGCAGAGCCCGAGAGCGCCGACGAAATCTTCACCTCGGCATTTGCCAGGCATGGTGAGTCGCATCCTCTCGAGACCGCCCGCTGGTGTCTTCAGGTCGGGCGCTATCCGGAGGCTGACGGATTGCTGGGAAAGCTCGGCAGTACCGGGAATGAAGAGTCATTTCAGCTCCGCCTTCGTGCTTTGGAGGAGCTCAAGCAATTTGACCGATATGCCGAGGTGCTCGCTTCACCCCCATCGGGGACTTCGATGGCCTGGGTCCAATGTGAGACAGCTTTCGCTGCGGAAAATCGCCAGGATGCGAAAGCCCCAGACAGTGCTGCCGAAGCGGCATTGCGGGCAGCGAAGGAGGCGAATTCAGGCAAGGCCCTGATCGAGCTTGCCCGCCAGGCCGAGAAACGTGGATTGCAGGCTCTCGCTCAGCGGTCCTGGCTGGAGGCCATCCGCCGAGGTCCGGGACCACTGCCGTTGGCCAGCTCTCTCAAAAGCCTGATCGAGGGATTGGCTGAGGAGAAAAAGGAAACCGAGTTGTTCGAAGTACTTGCCACCTATCGGTCGCTGGAGCCGGGAAATCCGGTCGTCATCGTGCAGCACGACTATCTGGCGTGTCTTCTGGGCAGGATGACACCGGAGACGGTCGTTGCGGATCTCGAACCGATCCACACGCAATTTCCGGATGCCCTGCCCGCCGCCTGCACCCTCGCTCTCGCGCATCTCCTCCTTGGCGAATCGGCGAAAGCTGAATCCCTGACAAACAAGGAGATCGACTGGTTTGCGGCCAATCCATCCTACCGAGCGATACGTGGATTGGCCCTTCAAGGGAGAGGCAACAGGGAAGAGGCTCTCGTCTTCTTCGAGGACTTTCCTTGGGACGACCTCCTGCCTTCTGAAAAGAAAGTGCTGAGCGAACTCAACACGATGATGTCCGCGCCTCCCTTGAAGTGA
- a CDS encoding polysaccharide biosynthesis/export family protein gives MNFPLLTRWKTLVSIFFTVAAAAVSTGAEDDPVLKQDDLIRMSVFEEPDLDANTRVMRSGSIALPLIGDVPVAGLTVSEANKRIRELYISEEYLVDPKVTLTVEEYSKDFVSVIGSVRSPGEFALPQNRKYDLSAALAAAGGLSPEADLNGIVVTRADGKQSTHSSASLQGGGMVPLYPGDRVRVDQSPYVNKSVKVLGQVRKAGPVAFPLDGRLDIVSAIAGAGGYTELANEKKVNVNRKGKVTSLNVKEMTDRGEKPYFLLPDDIVTVTERMW, from the coding sequence ATGAACTTTCCCCTCCTCACTCGCTGGAAAACTCTGGTGTCGATCTTCTTCACGGTGGCAGCAGCGGCTGTTTCGACCGGAGCGGAGGATGATCCAGTCCTGAAGCAGGATGATTTGATCCGCATGTCGGTCTTCGAAGAGCCGGATTTGGATGCCAATACTCGCGTGATGAGGTCGGGAAGCATAGCTTTGCCTCTTATCGGGGACGTTCCTGTTGCAGGTCTCACGGTTTCGGAAGCGAACAAGCGAATCCGCGAACTCTACATTAGCGAAGAGTATCTGGTGGATCCCAAGGTGACGCTGACCGTTGAAGAATACTCGAAGGATTTCGTTTCCGTCATCGGATCTGTCCGCTCTCCCGGCGAATTCGCCCTCCCGCAGAATCGGAAATACGATCTCTCTGCCGCCTTGGCTGCCGCGGGCGGCCTGAGTCCTGAAGCGGATCTGAATGGGATCGTTGTAACCCGTGCCGATGGCAAGCAATCCACCCATTCGTCCGCCTCGCTTCAGGGAGGCGGAATGGTGCCTCTCTATCCAGGTGATCGGGTCCGTGTCGATCAGAGTCCTTACGTGAACAAGTCGGTCAAAGTGCTTGGGCAGGTGCGCAAGGCAGGTCCAGTGGCTTTCCCTCTCGATGGTCGCCTCGACATTGTCTCCGCGATCGCCGGGGCCGGCGGGTATACCGAGTTGGCGAATGAGAAGAAGGTGAACGTCAACCGCAAGGGGAAGGTCACTAGCCTCAACGTGAAGGAAATGACGGACAGAGGAGAGAAGCCCTACTTTCTGCTCCCAGACGACATTGTCACCGTTACCGAGCGCATGTGGTGA
- a CDS encoding polysaccharide biosynthesis tyrosine autokinase, with the protein MSRLPTFPSAHFDEFDEDPHGEDPKRQESGDKMKRLALDLVGRWYWIVLGLVLGYLGASYYLSKAPKQYSATTTLLVKQQTSSVMARDQVDEIDLRTQEAMNTVAERIRRLDLMERVASREDVRSLPGLIPPVVDWRPDWMKEKVDESSATPEQSVVPPPAALGGLISRWTTVSIRRMTRLMDVAVTHPVPEVSKALADAIADEYLKEVAAARTTGRSNSIDLLGKGMDEAREGLQAARGALATYARTLQVQQALDAKEIEVTGLQRKYLRRHPKMITANGELERLKENFLGEFEVARKSPSDRVYWDSVSDTLPDREASPAEYLRTARQLLISRANVLQSETDSLNKVYETMIAQQKEASVNQESEESSTEISSAARVPGFSSAPMARKVHTSGIAGGLAGGLLIALLLVRLDNKYHTVAQIVSDTGETVLAAVSDIRPHHLAAAEKQYLKRHPDAAKNEDFHENWDERIIFRPGVSSTSYAEMYRVLRASVTLLGEEARRKITLFSSALPGEGKTSTSTNYALAAAGQGRKTLLIDLDLRKPSVHKMFGMQREQENGGITECLAGIAPFEKVIIRNTGQENFHLILSGRRAPNPGELLDTGRLKAILARACQEYDVVVLDTAPLLAVPDTRIVAPLAHNVCLVARAEYTPKGAVRRVLDVLREDGTTLSGIVFNGFKEKRRLIGENYSYGYYRTSRYGRAYRYGYGSYGSYGADDEDEKDLPKRGNRRKRR; encoded by the coding sequence ATGTCTCGTTTGCCTACCTTTCCGTCCGCGCATTTCGATGAATTCGACGAGGATCCTCACGGCGAGGATCCAAAGCGCCAGGAATCCGGAGATAAGATGAAGCGGCTCGCGCTCGACCTTGTCGGGCGTTGGTACTGGATCGTCCTTGGACTGGTTCTCGGATATCTGGGGGCCTCTTACTACCTGTCAAAGGCCCCGAAGCAGTACTCGGCAACGACCACACTGCTGGTGAAACAGCAGACTTCGAGTGTGATGGCGCGTGATCAGGTGGACGAGATCGACCTGCGTACGCAGGAGGCCATGAACACGGTAGCCGAGCGCATTCGCCGGTTGGATTTGATGGAGCGGGTGGCATCGCGCGAAGATGTCCGCAGCCTTCCAGGACTGATCCCTCCCGTGGTCGATTGGCGCCCAGACTGGATGAAGGAGAAAGTGGATGAAAGTTCCGCGACTCCTGAACAATCGGTAGTCCCTCCTCCTGCCGCTCTGGGGGGATTGATCTCTCGCTGGACCACTGTTTCCATCCGCCGGATGACGCGGCTCATGGACGTTGCCGTTACGCACCCGGTTCCCGAGGTGTCCAAAGCCTTGGCCGATGCCATTGCCGACGAATATCTCAAGGAAGTTGCTGCCGCGCGGACTACAGGTCGTAGCAATTCGATCGATCTTCTTGGAAAGGGAATGGACGAAGCTCGCGAAGGCCTTCAGGCCGCGCGAGGCGCATTGGCTACCTATGCGCGAACACTCCAAGTCCAGCAGGCGCTTGATGCGAAGGAAATTGAAGTCACTGGTTTGCAGCGAAAGTACCTTCGGCGGCATCCAAAGATGATTACGGCAAATGGCGAGCTTGAGCGACTCAAGGAGAACTTTCTCGGTGAATTTGAGGTCGCAAGAAAGTCTCCGAGTGACCGGGTTTACTGGGATTCGGTATCCGACACTTTGCCTGATCGCGAAGCGTCGCCTGCCGAGTATCTGCGCACTGCGCGACAGCTTCTCATATCGCGCGCCAATGTTCTTCAGAGCGAGACTGACTCCCTGAACAAGGTCTACGAGACGATGATCGCCCAGCAAAAAGAGGCATCGGTCAACCAAGAGTCAGAAGAATCCAGCACCGAGATCAGCAGTGCCGCTCGGGTGCCCGGCTTCTCTTCAGCTCCAATGGCACGAAAGGTACATACCAGCGGAATTGCCGGAGGTCTGGCTGGCGGCCTTTTGATTGCTTTGCTGTTGGTCCGCCTCGACAACAAATACCATACAGTTGCGCAGATCGTCAGTGACACCGGCGAGACCGTTCTCGCAGCGGTTTCGGATATCCGCCCCCATCATCTCGCTGCTGCAGAGAAACAATATCTGAAGAGGCACCCGGATGCGGCCAAAAACGAAGACTTCCACGAGAACTGGGATGAGCGCATCATCTTCCGTCCAGGGGTATCATCCACGAGCTATGCTGAGATGTATCGCGTACTGCGTGCATCGGTGACCCTGCTTGGCGAGGAGGCCCGTCGCAAGATCACCCTGTTCTCCAGCGCACTTCCAGGGGAAGGCAAGACCTCCACGTCCACCAATTACGCCTTGGCCGCAGCAGGTCAAGGCCGTAAAACACTTCTCATCGATCTCGATCTTCGCAAGCCGTCTGTCCATAAGATGTTTGGTATGCAGCGTGAGCAGGAGAACGGCGGCATCACCGAATGTCTCGCCGGGATAGCTCCGTTTGAAAAGGTCATCATTCGCAACACCGGCCAGGAGAACTTTCACCTGATCTTGTCAGGCCGCCGAGCACCCAATCCTGGTGAACTGCTTGATACCGGACGTCTCAAGGCAATCCTCGCCCGAGCATGCCAAGAATATGATGTGGTCGTTCTCGACACGGCGCCTTTACTAGCAGTCCCGGACACCCGCATCGTCGCGCCTTTGGCCCACAACGTCTGTCTCGTCGCCCGCGCCGAATATACGCCGAAGGGGGCTGTCCGTCGCGTCCTCGACGTTCTGCGAGAAGATGGAACCACGCTCAGCGGTATCGTCTTCAACGGCTTCAAAGAAAAGCGCCGTCTGATTGGCGAAAACTACTCCTACGGCTACTACCGTACTTCACGCTACGGTCGAGCCTACCGTTACGGCTACGGCAGCTACGGGTCCTATGGTGCCGACGATGAGGATGAGAAAGATTTGCCGAAGCGCGGGAACCGTCGCAAACGGCGCTAG
- a CDS encoding SDR family NAD(P)-dependent oxidoreductase produces the protein MNILLTGTAGFIGARTAELLLDDGHQVVGVDNLNDYYDLRVKEHRLDRLVSRPNFRFVHTDLEDRDAVHALFKGASHDAVVNLAARAGVRASIEDPHAYVATNASGTLNLLESMVCNGVGKLVIASTSSLYAGQPMPFDESAVVTRPISPYAASKLAAESLCYVWHHLHGLDVTILRYFTVYGPGGRPDMAPFRFCEWIRRGEPITLHGDGNQTRDFTYIDDIARGTVAALRPVGYEIINLGGGNDPISINEMIRELGGHFGRVPVVNHAPAVSADMQDTSANISKAARLLDWKPRIPWQDGFRMTAAWHAEQGAWLDDIVM, from the coding sequence ATGAATATCCTACTCACCGGAACCGCCGGCTTCATCGGCGCACGTACTGCAGAGTTATTGCTCGACGACGGCCATCAGGTGGTCGGGGTCGACAATCTGAATGACTATTACGACCTGCGCGTCAAAGAGCATCGTCTCGACAGACTCGTCTCGCGCCCCAATTTTCGCTTCGTCCACACGGACTTGGAGGACAGGGATGCAGTGCACGCCCTGTTCAAGGGAGCGTCCCACGATGCCGTGGTGAACCTCGCGGCACGCGCGGGGGTCCGCGCGAGCATTGAGGACCCGCATGCCTACGTGGCCACCAACGCGTCCGGCACATTGAATCTCTTGGAATCAATGGTCTGCAATGGAGTGGGCAAACTCGTCATCGCCTCCACGTCATCGCTCTATGCGGGACAGCCGATGCCCTTCGACGAAAGTGCCGTTGTCACCCGCCCCATTTCCCCCTATGCCGCGAGCAAGCTTGCGGCGGAATCACTATGTTATGTCTGGCATCATCTCCACGGCCTGGACGTCACGATACTGCGCTACTTCACGGTTTACGGTCCCGGCGGCAGGCCTGACATGGCGCCCTTCCGGTTCTGTGAATGGATTCGCCGCGGCGAACCGATTACCCTCCATGGCGATGGGAACCAAACCCGCGACTTCACTTATATCGACGACATCGCCCGTGGGACGGTGGCGGCGCTGCGACCGGTGGGCTATGAAATCATCAATCTTGGCGGAGGCAATGATCCGATCAGCATCAACGAAATGATCAGAGAACTCGGAGGACACTTCGGCAGGGTCCCCGTCGTGAATCATGCACCCGCTGTTTCCGCAGACATGCAGGACACCTCCGCCAATATCTCCAAGGCAGCGCGACTGCTGGACTGGAAGCCCCGGATTCCGTGGCAGGACGGCTTCCGCATGACGGCCGCATGGCACGC